In the Hordeum vulgare subsp. vulgare chromosome 7H, MorexV3_pseudomolecules_assembly, whole genome shotgun sequence genome, one interval contains:
- the LOC123409947 gene encoding pre-mRNA cleavage factor Im 25 kDa subunit 1-like, whose product MGLEMAPVATESSPEQQPEVAIYPLCRYYFGAKDARPCAGETAADRALRLKANFAARGLRTCVHGVLLVELSGHPHVLLLQVRNSSFLLPGGRLRPAEQDLQGLKRKLSSKLAAEDRNGDHHWQIGECIGMWWRSEFDARPFPYPPPNTRVSKECVKLFLVRLPMARQFVVPRNLKLLAVPLSQIHDNAQVYGPIISAIPNLLSKFSFNVVRD is encoded by the exons ATGGGGCTGGAGATGGCGCCGGTGGCAACGGAGAGTTCGCCGGAGCAGCAGCCGGAGGTGGCGATTTACCCGCTGTGCCGCTACTACTTCGGCGCCAAGGACGCCCGGCCATGCGCCGGCGAGACTGCCGCCGACCGCGCCCTCCGCCTCAAGGCCAA CTTCGCGGCTCGCGGGCTCCGGACCTGCGTCCATGGCGTCCTGCTGGTCGAGCTGTCGGGTCACCCGCACGTGCTGCTCCTGCAGGTCAGGAACTCCTCCTTCCTGCTTCCGGGCGGCCGCCTCAGGCCTGCCGAGCAAG ATCTCCAAGGCCTGAAACGCAAGCTCTCCAGCAAGCTAGCGGCTGAGGATCGAAACGGCGACCACCACTGGCAG ATCGGCGAGTGCATTGGCATGTGGTGGAGATCAGAATTCGATGCCAGGCCATTTCCATATCCGCCTCCAAACACACGTGTATCCAAG GAATGCGTAAAGCTGTTCTTGGTCAGGCTGCCCATGGCTCGCCAGTTCGTGGTGCCGAGGAACCTCAAGCTCCTAGCCGTGCCCCTGTCCCAGATTCACGACAATGCTCAG GTGTATGGGCCAATCATATCTGCAATTCCGAATCTGCTCTCCAAGTTCTCCTTCAACGTTGTAAGGGACTGA